Proteins encoded together in one Flavobacteriales bacterium window:
- a CDS encoding NfeD family protein, producing MEDLSLSPYHWWAAVAIVLLIAEIFVPGFWLFCVSMGCFAASATAFLGAGLSLQLIVCAAVSLVAFFTLRPLLMRRMWKDNGVRTNVDALVGQRGRVTQDFEAGIRLGRVSVGGDDWRAECVNDRALRVGDLVEVVRVESNTVIVKPFEA from the coding sequence ATGGAAGACCTGTCCCTCTCCCCTTATCACTGGTGGGCCGCAGTGGCCATCGTGCTCCTGATCGCAGAGATCTTCGTGCCGGGCTTCTGGCTCTTCTGCGTGAGCATGGGCTGCTTCGCTGCGAGCGCCACGGCATTCCTGGGCGCTGGCCTTAGCCTGCAGCTCATCGTGTGCGCGGCGGTCTCCCTCGTGGCATTCTTCACCCTGCGCCCCTTGCTCATGAGGCGCATGTGGAAGGACAACGGCGTGCGCACCAACGTGGATGCCCTTGTTGGCCAACGCGGCCGCGTCACGCAGGACTTCGAGGCTGGGATACGCCTGGGCCGCGTTTCGGTCGGAGGTGACGATTGGCGCGCCGAATGCGTGAACGACAGGGCCTTGCGCGTGGGCGATTTGGTCGAGGTGGTGCGCGTGGAGAGCAATACGGTCATCGTGAAGCCATTTGAAGCGTAG
- a CDS encoding SPFH/Band 7/PHB domain protein: MTDYIIPALLVVFAFVIIAKGVRIVQQSEAMVIERFGKYRTTLTAGFNIIIPVFDKPREIIFRFTRDLPDGNKYVQFQRKERIDLRETVYDFPRQNVITRDNVMTEINALLYFQIMDPVKAMYEIENLPLAIEKLTQTTLRNVIGELDLDETLTSRDTINGKLRAILDEASNKWGVKVNRVELQDINPPRDIREAMEKQMRAERDKRAQIIDAEGSKRAAVLQAEGIQQAQITTAEGQKQAQILEAEGDAQSRIRRAQGEAEAIKLVTQAISGAKADPANYLIAMKYLETLTSMTSGQNNKVIYMPYEATGVLSSVGGIKEMLDMNRKG, translated from the coding sequence ATGACCGACTACATCATCCCCGCGCTTCTGGTCGTCTTCGCCTTCGTGATCATCGCCAAGGGCGTTCGCATCGTCCAGCAGAGCGAAGCCATGGTGATCGAGCGCTTCGGTAAGTACCGCACCACGCTCACCGCCGGCTTCAACATCATCATCCCGGTGTTCGACAAGCCGCGCGAGATCATCTTCCGCTTCACGCGCGACCTGCCCGATGGCAATAAGTACGTGCAGTTCCAGCGCAAGGAGCGGATCGACCTGCGCGAGACCGTCTATGATTTCCCGCGCCAGAACGTGATCACGCGCGACAATGTGATGACCGAGATCAACGCGCTGCTCTATTTCCAGATCATGGATCCGGTGAAGGCCATGTACGAGATCGAGAACCTGCCGTTGGCCATTGAGAAGCTCACGCAGACGACCTTGCGGAACGTGATCGGCGAACTCGATCTCGATGAGACCCTCACCAGCCGCGACACCATCAACGGCAAGCTCCGCGCGATCCTCGATGAGGCCAGCAATAAATGGGGCGTGAAGGTGAACCGCGTGGAGCTGCAGGACATCAACCCACCGCGCGACATCCGCGAAGCCATGGAGAAGCAGATGCGCGCTGAGCGGGATAAGCGTGCGCAGATCATCGACGCCGAGGGCAGCAAGCGCGCAGCCGTGCTGCAGGCCGAAGGGATCCAGCAGGCGCAGATCACCACCGCTGAGGGCCAGAAGCAGGCGCAGATCCTCGAGGCCGAAGGCGATGCCCAGAGCCGCATCCGCCGCGCGCAGGGCGAGGCAGAGGCCATCAAGCTCGTCACCCAGGCCATCAGCGGCGCCAAGGCCGACCCGGCCAACTACCTCATCGCCATGAAGTACCTGGAGACGCTCACCAGCATGACCAGCGGCCAGAACAACAAGGTGATCTACATGCCCTACGAGGCCACCGGCGTGCTCAGCAGCGTGGGCGGCATCAAGGAGATGCTGGATATGAACCGGAAGGGGTGA